A single Chiloscyllium punctatum isolate Juve2018m chromosome 26, sChiPun1.3, whole genome shotgun sequence DNA region contains:
- the slc10a3 gene encoding P3 protein, whose translation MCDRSMLLWLASVQPALLLLLLLPLPSGVYCLVDSNSSTPALYYVTIGDGTSTEFEFPENTKGIIVVSSRYSSAEEKDGSKLFVQSLDPDVLTIINVSEAETIGFVKSYIVSIKSGLAGTAPLLIRLLDVTKVEPFTVEERKDYIIKVSPTDDDPGSTSLAHFSQNPLLYFLLPLVFINKCAFGCKVELAVLRGLLKQPHPVILGVIGQFLLMPLYGYTLSKVFSLPKALSLGLIITCSTPGGGGGYLYSLLLGGDVTLAISMTLISTVVATGMMPLSSTIYTHILNVHETLHVPFTKILVTLLFIAIPISTGMLIKYKLPRLSKFLLLLIRPLSFLLIIGGLFMAYQMGAAILCNVRKEIIVAGVAVPVFGLLIGYLMAYCLKLPVPLCKTVSIEIGVQNSLLALAVLQLSFRRIEADFASQAPFIVALSSTSEMLLLVILHLLYKNLRPHPVSEGNDLKS comes from the coding sequence ATGTGTGACCGCTCCATGTTGTTGTGGCTGGCCAGTGTGCAGCCGGCGCTgctgctcctgctgctgctgccgcTCCCCAGCGGCGTTTACTGCCTTGTGGATTCCAACAGCTCGACCCCAGCACTGTACTACGTGACGATCGGAGACGGCACCTCCACTGAATTTGAGTTTCCCGAAAACACCAAAGGCATCATTGTGGTTTCCAGTCGCTACAGCAGCGCCGAGGAAAAGGATGGTAGTAAACTGTTCGTTCAGTCTCTGGACCCTGATGTCCTCACCATCATTAACGTCAGTGAGGCTGAAACCATAGGATTTGTGAAAAGTTACATTGTCAGCATCAAATCCGGACTGGCTGGGACCGCGCCTCTCTTAATCCGCCTTCTGGATGTCACTAAGGTTGagccattcactgtggaagagcGAAAAGATTATATTATTAAAGTGTCCCCCACTGATGATGATCCAGGTTCAACTAGTTTGGCGCATTTCTCTCAGAACCCCCTCCTTTATTTCCTTCTGCCTTTAGTTTTTATAAATAAGTGTGCGTTTGGTTGTAAAGTGGAGTTAGCAGTCCTGCGAGGTCTTCTCAAACAGCCACATCCTGTCATTCTAGGAGTGATTGGGCAGTTTCTGTTGATGCCATTATATGGATATACTTtgtccaaggtcttttcccttccCAAAGCTCTTTCCCTCGGGCTGATAATAACTTGCTCTACCCCCGGAGGAGGTGGAGGTTACCTCTACAGTCTGCTTCTAGGAGGGGATGTGACCCTTGCCATTTCAATGACCTTGATCTCAACTGTAGTCGCGACTGGTATGATGCCACTTTCATCCACCATTTATACCCATATTCTCAATGTTCATGAAACACTGCATGTCCCGTTTACTAAGATCCTTGTGACATTGCTGTTTATCGCTATTCCCATTTCAACTGGAATGTTGATCAAATATAAATTGCCACGACTCAGCAAGTTCTTACTTTTGCTCATTCGACCCCTCAGTTTCCTGTTAATTATTGGAGGACTCTTCATGGCTTACCAGATGGGAGCAGCCATACTTTGCAATGTTCGTAAGGAAATAATTGTTGCTGGAGTTGCTGTTCCTGTGTTTGGATTGCTTATTGGATATCTCATGGCTTATTGCTTAAAATTACCTGTTCCTTTATGCAAAACAGTCAGCATAGAGATTGGAGTTCAAAATAGCCTGCTAGCCCTTGCAGTACTCCAGTTGTCCTTCCGTCGCATCGAAGCAGACTTTGCCTCTCAGGCCCCATTTATAGTGGCTCTGAGTAGCACTTCAGAAATGTTGCTACTTGTGATCCTTCATcttctctacaagaatctcaggccACATCCAGTCTCTGAAGGAAATGACTTGAAGTCCTGA